The following coding sequences lie in one Apium graveolens cultivar Ventura chromosome 3, ASM990537v1, whole genome shotgun sequence genomic window:
- the LOC141713157 gene encoding protein ASPARTIC PROTEASE IN GUARD CELL 1-like: MTIWHIILLLFIPSVFSLKTTTFDVSSSLHQTQTLFSNSQPPVPDSLVTRSDSTHSLQTTPSHVILPLHPHFSLHKPPHKNYTQLTLSRLARDLARVNLINSKLGNDSVRVNSIKAQKTLKTPLTSGVNQGSGEYFTRIGIGTPTKQYYMVIDTGSDVNWIQCEPCSNCYQQSDPIFDPADSSTYQTVSCNSPKCNSLDLSSCTFLTDTCLYQVDYGDGSITVGDLATETVSFGRSGTVSNVAIGCGHENQGLFTGAAGLIGLGCTALSLPSQINAKTISYCLVNRDSVDSSTLEFNSVSPTDSVKAPLLKNIKLPTFFYVGMSGISVGDKKVVLPKGCFNIDKYGNGGIILDSGTAVTRFPTPVYNAVRDAFVRAASNLPRSSKFEIFDTCFDFGKLKKVDVPTMWFDLAGGGTLQLKTRNYLVAVDEHGKYCFAFAPTPRSLSIIGNIQQQGTRVGFDIAKSLVSFSPDEC; the protein is encoded by the coding sequence ATGACCATTTGGCATATCATTTTGCTCCTTTTCATTCCCTCCGTTTTTTCACTTAAAACCACCACATTTGATGTCTCGTCTTCACTGCATCAAACCCAAACCCTCTTCTCCAACTCACAACCCCCGGTCCCGGACTCGCTCGTAACTCGGTCCGACTCTACTCACTCACTCCAAACCACCCCATCACATGTCATTCTCCCTCTCCACCCTCATTTTTCTCTCCACAAACCCCCCCACAAAAACTACACACAACTCACCCTGTCCCGACTCGCTCGTGACTTAGCCCGAGTCAACTTAATCAACTCCAAACTCGGTAATGACTCAGTCCGAGTCAACTCGATCAAAGCCCAAAAAACCCTCAAAACCCCGCTCACATCCGGTGTCAATCAAGGAAGCGGCGAGTACTTCACACGTATCGGTATCGGAACCCCGACGAAACAATACTACATGGTTATCGACACGGGTAGTGACGTAAACTGGATACAATGCGAGCCTTGTTCGAATTGTTACCAACAATCTGACCCAATATTTGATCCAGCTGACTCGTCAACTTATCAAACAGTTTCATGCAACTCACCAAAGTGTAACTCATTAGACCTATCTTCATGCACGTTCTTAACTGACACGTGTCTTTACCAGGTTGATTACGGTGATGGATCCATAACAGTTGGTGATTTAGCAACTGAAACGGTGTCATTCGGACGCTCTGGCACCGTTTCGAATGTTGCTATTGGATGTGGACATGAAAATCAAGGATTATTTACGGGTGCTGCAGGGCTAATTGGCCTTGGTTGCACGGCATTGTCGTTACCTTCTCAAATTAATGCCAAAACAATATCGTATTGTTTAGTTAACCGTGACTCGGTTGACTCATCGACACTCGAGTTTAACTCGGTGAGCCCAACTGACTCGGTGAAGGCTCCGTTGTTGAAGAATATTAAATTACCGACATTTTTTTACGTTGGAATGTCGGGAATTAGTGTCGGAGACAAAAAAGTTGTGTTGCCAAAAGGATGTTTTAATATCGATAAGTATGGAAACGGTGGAATTATACTTGATTCGGGGACCGCGGTGACTCGGTTTCCGACTCCGGTTTATAATGCGGTTCGTGACGCGTTTGTTAGAGCGGCGAGTAATTTACCGAGGTCAAGTAAATTTGAGATATTCGATACGTGTTTTGATTTCGGGAAGTTGAAAAAAGTTGATGTGCCAACGATGTGGTTTGATTTGGCGGGAGGTGGAACGCTGCAGCTGAAGACGAGAAATTATTTAGTGGCGGTTGATGAGCACGGGAAGTATTGTTTTGCGTTTGCTCCGACGCCTAGGTCATTGTCGATTATTGGGAATATTCAGCAGCAGGGGACTCGCGTTGGTTTCGATATTGCTAAATCTTTGGTATCCTTTTCGCCCGATGAATGTTAG